A genomic segment from Truepera sp. encodes:
- a CDS encoding MFS transporter, with product MRTTKSTVEPWFVAYALVGAVAAGLAPLLLPLWVSRGSTAAHVGLVMAALSFGQLSAPLWGQLADKWRAHAQLFVGGLALTGLALASVSLTHDPYLLVAESLVLGLGIAATTTVANLFIVERYPRESWSVRLGSLQTAYALGQVGGFVVAGLFSGLGLGLAIGITALLPFIAMAFGRSLPRVPGSGSRPRFHLALHLNVEPLFGSLAHAYHLVHVGKAIRALRRAPAALLRFQLLWFVINTGSSFIFSFYPLLLARLYGVPTERIAWAYAAAAGVGLLLYGPAGAWVEKSGCALVLRAGIAFRVIMLAGLAGVALLPLADRGLLALALFGGIVLAWSLISVAGTTLAADSALSEGEAMGLFSANGALAGVSGALLGGVLVRYFGYVSLPLAALALLIVGMAISRAVPEPSPPEGRSEGESVHLDPTKQGDPIAGTTVVSDVAMAALPNPKQGG from the coding sequence TTGCGCACGACCAAGTCGACCGTCGAGCCCTGGTTCGTCGCCTATGCGCTGGTTGGCGCGGTAGCGGCCGGGCTGGCGCCGCTGCTGCTGCCCCTGTGGGTGAGCCGCGGCAGCACGGCGGCCCACGTCGGGTTGGTCATGGCCGCCCTCAGTTTCGGGCAGTTGAGCGCCCCCCTGTGGGGGCAACTCGCCGACAAGTGGCGTGCACACGCGCAGCTCTTCGTCGGCGGCCTCGCCCTAACGGGCCTGGCGCTGGCGAGCGTGTCCCTAACTCACGACCCCTACCTGTTGGTGGCCGAGAGCCTCGTGCTCGGGCTGGGCATCGCGGCAACCACTACGGTGGCGAACCTCTTCATCGTCGAGCGCTACCCGCGCGAGAGTTGGAGCGTCCGGCTCGGCTCGCTGCAGACCGCGTACGCCCTCGGACAGGTCGGTGGCTTCGTGGTGGCGGGCCTGTTCAGCGGCCTGGGGCTCGGCCTCGCCATCGGCATCACGGCGTTGCTGCCGTTCATCGCCATGGCTTTCGGCCGAAGCCTGCCCCGGGTGCCGGGCTCGGGGAGCCGACCCCGGTTCCACTTGGCGCTACACCTGAACGTCGAGCCGCTCTTCGGCTCACTGGCGCACGCCTATCACCTCGTACACGTTGGCAAGGCGATACGTGCCCTTAGGCGCGCACCGGCGGCACTGCTGCGTTTCCAGCTGCTCTGGTTCGTGATCAACACGGGTTCGTCGTTCATCTTCTCGTTCTACCCGCTACTCCTCGCCCGTCTGTACGGTGTCCCGACCGAACGTATCGCTTGGGCCTACGCCGCCGCGGCCGGAGTGGGGCTCCTGCTTTACGGCCCCGCCGGCGCCTGGGTCGAGAAAAGCGGCTGCGCTTTAGTGCTGCGCGCAGGCATCGCCTTCAGAGTGATCATGCTCGCCGGTCTCGCAGGAGTAGCGCTGCTTCCCCTGGCGGACCGGGGGCTCTTGGCACTGGCGCTCTTCGGGGGCATCGTGCTGGCGTGGTCGCTCATCAGCGTGGCGGGTACCACGCTCGCAGCCGACTCGGCGCTGTCGGAAGGCGAGGCCATGGGCCTCTTCAGCGCCAACGGCGCCTTGGCCGGCGTCAGCGGCGCGCTGTTGGGCGGCGTGCTGGTGCGTTACTTCGGCTACGTCTCGCTCCCACTGGCGGCCTTGGCACTCCTCATCGTCGGCATGGCCATCAGTCGGGCGGTGCCAGAGCCGTCGCCGCCAGAGGGTAGATCGGAAGGAGAGAGCGTGCACCTCGACCCGACCAAGCAGGGCGACCCCATAGCGGGCACCACGGTGGTGAGCGACGTCGCCATGGCCGCTCTCCCAAACCCGAAGCAAGGAGGTTGA
- a CDS encoding PIN domain-containing protein encodes MKIIDSSVAIDHLRGRHEATDLLSGLVAAGEVIAASELVRFELLAGARATEAGALEAFFTVLKWIPVDEVVVRAAGALARKHRPAHAGIDTVDYVIAATAALLDADLLTTNVGHFPMLKGLKAPY; translated from the coding sequence GTGAAGATCATCGACAGCTCCGTTGCGATCGACCATCTGAGAGGCAGGCACGAAGCGACGGATCTGCTGTCGGGCTTGGTGGCCGCCGGTGAGGTGATCGCGGCCAGCGAACTCGTGCGCTTCGAGTTGCTGGCTGGCGCCCGCGCTACCGAGGCAGGCGCGCTCGAGGCGTTCTTCACTGTGCTCAAGTGGATTCCCGTTGACGAGGTTGTCGTGCGGGCCGCCGGTGCCCTCGCGCGGAAGCATCGACCGGCGCACGCGGGTATCGACACGGTTGACTATGTCATCGCGGCCACCGCAGCGCTCTTGGACGCCGACCTGTTGACCACGAACGTCGGGCACTTCCCGATGCTAAAGGGACTCAAGGCACCTTACTGA
- a CDS encoding ABC transporter ATP-binding protein: MSKTDAIRTVGLTKKFGSLVAVDDLDLQVHAGEIFGFLGPNGAGKSTTIRMLLNQLRATSGSATVLGHDIREESLEIRRRIGYVPGDLALYPKLTGRQTIDYFAGIRGGVDMAFVGDLAERLDADLSRKVGEYSTGNRQKIGLIQAFMHQPELLILDEPNAGLDPLVQRTFQTMLREVREEGRTVFLSSHTLSEVERVADRVGIIRHGKLVVVERIDELKRKAIRRLEFEFATPVPPDVFSHVDLVHDVEVDGAHARITYEGSVNPVLKAAMAYDVVNLRSRDADLEEIFLAYYRDSPDDTTFIDESAPSGNSVQRDQGAGHDR, translated from the coding sequence ATGAGTAAGACCGATGCGATCCGGACCGTAGGGTTGACCAAGAAGTTCGGCAGCCTCGTGGCCGTCGACGATCTGGACCTGCAGGTACACGCCGGGGAGATCTTCGGGTTCCTCGGCCCCAACGGCGCAGGCAAATCGACCACCATCCGGATGTTGCTGAACCAGTTACGCGCCACGTCCGGCAGCGCAACGGTGCTCGGTCATGACATACGCGAGGAGTCACTCGAGATCCGGCGACGCATCGGTTACGTGCCCGGCGACCTCGCCCTGTACCCGAAACTGACGGGCCGCCAGACCATCGACTACTTCGCGGGCATCCGCGGCGGGGTCGACATGGCCTTCGTAGGCGATCTTGCCGAGCGGCTGGACGCCGACCTGTCCCGGAAGGTCGGTGAGTACTCCACCGGCAACCGGCAGAAGATCGGCCTCATCCAGGCTTTCATGCACCAGCCCGAACTGCTCATCCTGGACGAGCCGAACGCAGGGCTAGACCCGCTGGTGCAGCGAACGTTCCAGACGATGCTACGTGAGGTGCGCGAGGAGGGGCGCACGGTGTTCCTGTCGTCTCACACCCTCTCGGAGGTGGAGCGGGTCGCCGATCGGGTGGGCATCATCCGTCACGGCAAGCTCGTGGTGGTCGAGCGGATCGACGAGCTGAAGCGCAAGGCCATCCGCCGCCTGGAGTTCGAGTTCGCCACGCCGGTGCCGCCGGACGTCTTCAGCCACGTCGACCTGGTGCACGACGTCGAGGTCGACGGCGCCCACGCCCGCATCACTTACGAGGGTTCGGTCAACCCGGTCCTGAAGGCCGCCATGGCGTACGACGTGGTCAACCTGCGTTCGCGCGATGCGGACCTAGAGGAGATCTTCCTGGCCTACTACCGCGATAGCCCCGACGACACCACGTTCATCGACGAGAGTGCGCCGTCTGGCAACTCGGTCCAGCGGGACCAAGGGGCAGGTCATGATCGCTGA
- a CDS encoding ABC transporter permease subunit, translating into MIAELLRHEVRRRAVGAGVLAVILGAFGALALAIAEALGGFIEEMTANFPDVLTALVGSNVPGGYVVGEMFNLVFPIAVVVFAIIGGAGALAGEERDGTMAILSAQPVTRARLLWTKAAGVALALVVVVSVNWVVMATFIAADATELTLVGLTGGTIHLLFLGLAFGAVAFAGAAATGLPALGSAVAGGIAVAAYLAATMLPLAGLEAWAKVSPWYYYLADSDPLRYGINLADLGIFTAIAAVVMAVAAGAFPRRDLRG; encoded by the coding sequence ATGATCGCTGAACTACTACGCCACGAGGTGCGCCGGCGCGCGGTCGGGGCAGGCGTCCTCGCCGTCATACTTGGCGCCTTCGGTGCCCTGGCGCTGGCGATCGCCGAAGCGCTCGGTGGCTTCATCGAGGAGATGACCGCCAACTTCCCGGACGTGCTCACGGCCCTCGTGGGTAGCAACGTACCGGGCGGTTACGTCGTAGGTGAGATGTTCAACCTGGTCTTCCCGATCGCCGTGGTGGTCTTCGCCATCATCGGCGGGGCGGGCGCCCTGGCGGGGGAGGAGCGAGACGGCACCATGGCGATCCTCTCGGCCCAACCCGTTACTCGCGCCAGGCTGCTCTGGACCAAGGCCGCCGGAGTCGCCCTGGCATTGGTCGTGGTGGTGAGCGTGAACTGGGTGGTGATGGCGACCTTCATCGCGGCCGACGCCACCGAGTTGACGCTGGTCGGCCTCACCGGCGGCACGATCCACCTGCTGTTCCTCGGCCTGGCGTTCGGTGCCGTAGCCTTCGCGGGCGCCGCGGCAACCGGCCTACCCGCGCTTGGCTCGGCTGTCGCCGGCGGGATCGCGGTGGCCGCCTACCTGGCGGCCACCATGCTGCCACTCGCCGGCCTCGAGGCTTGGGCGAAGGTGAGCCCCTGGTACTACTACCTTGCCGACTCCGACCCGCTGAGGTACGGCATCAACCTGGCTGACCTAGGCATCTTCACCGCCATCGCGGCGGTCGTGATGGCTGTCGCGGCCGGCGCCTTTCCCCGGCGCGACCTGAGGGGCTGA
- a CDS encoding phosphate/phosphite/phosphonate ABC transporter substrate-binding protein, with translation MIKSIRSFSLSILAAAALLPVAAAQAPITVSIGFNPTQNSDLLTSAANGIASYIEAQLGGAVEVKVYIPTDYRGLIEAMGSGNLDFAFFPPDGFVVANQEVGAMVLLKSVRNGNPFYWSAIVVRKDSGITDIGDLEGKSIAWVDPNSAAGYTFPRAELISAGINPDDFFSKQVFAGGHDAAVLAVLNGSVDAAATFANDDQNISGAWTQFLDPDQAKQLTAIFYSRPIPGDTFSVSRTFADEHPALTYQIAAAIATIKAPENNLLVDLYRIDYMIPADSSDYAVVRDTRRILGLDKGQ, from the coding sequence GTGATCAAGTCCATCCGCAGCTTCTCGTTGTCCATCCTGGCGGCAGCCGCCCTGCTTCCGGTCGCCGCGGCGCAGGCCCCGATCACCGTGAGCATCGGTTTCAACCCCACGCAGAACTCAGACCTCCTTACCTCCGCCGCCAACGGCATCGCCAGCTACATCGAGGCGCAGTTGGGCGGCGCCGTCGAGGTGAAGGTGTACATACCCACCGACTACCGTGGGCTCATCGAGGCCATGGGTTCGGGCAACCTCGACTTCGCGTTCTTCCCGCCCGACGGCTTCGTGGTGGCCAACCAAGAGGTCGGCGCCATGGTGCTCCTCAAGTCGGTGCGTAACGGCAACCCGTTCTACTGGTCGGCCATCGTGGTGCGCAAGGACAGCGGCATCACCGACATAGGCGACCTCGAGGGCAAGTCGATCGCCTGGGTCGACCCCAACTCCGCCGCCGGTTACACCTTCCCGCGCGCCGAGCTGATCTCGGCCGGCATCAACCCTGACGACTTCTTCAGCAAGCAGGTGTTCGCCGGCGGCCACGACGCCGCCGTGCTGGCCGTGTTGAACGGCTCCGTCGATGCCGCTGCCACGTTCGCCAACGACGACCAGAACATCTCGGGCGCCTGGACGCAGTTCCTCGATCCCGACCAGGCCAAGCAGCTCACGGCCATCTTCTACTCGCGGCCAATCCCGGGCGACACCTTCAGCGTCTCGAGGACGTTCGCCGACGAGCACCCGGCCCTCACGTACCAGATCGCGGCCGCCATCGCCACCATCAAGGCGCCCGAGAACAACTTGCTCGTGGACCTCTACCGCATCGATTACATGATCCCGGCCGACAGCTCCGACTACGCCGTGGTTCGAGACACCCGCCGGATCCTCGGACTCGACAAGGGTCAGTGA
- a CDS encoding glycoside hydrolase family 15 protein yields MNAPGQPGIAPTWSSSAKDLVTTSLGPARLWATLGHGIVNEVYYPTTGRPQIRDLGFIVAKPGAWFEVKRVNRYTLTLPEPYVPLPTVVHEGDDYRLTLEVLCDPLRETLLVRYALEGADFTLYPLLAPHLGPKSGDDTAWSEEGALLAAGGSDFLCLLASAGFARSSVGYVGVSDGWQDFSRNGAMTWTYGRAEHGNVALMGELNAAEGVIALGFAESPQGARTRAVSSLVEGFGPISKTFIAGWKAWGQALKLPTRKPELKREAYLSAMTLKVHEDKSYPGAVVASMSIPWGSSHDDLGGYHLVWARDAVEAGLGLLATGQVEDARRMLAYLCAVQQPDGHWYQNNYPDGAPYWTGIQLDEVGFPILLAEKLRERGVLTDLPSVKAMVRRAAAYLAQHGPISPEDRWEENAGASPFTLAVEVAALVAAAGFLEPGDAAYALSLADHWNARIEAWTYARGTDLAAQAGVDGYYVRIVPPPAAGGLRGRIEVRNRVNDSVEAKELVSIDFLYLSRLGLRAADEPKMRASLKVAEHVLRVDTPSGVSFHRYNGDGYGEHPDGSPFDGTGVGRAWPLLTGERGHMALQQGEDPTPYLMAMTKMTGPGGLIPEQVWDTDPLPEKLLFPGKPSGSAMPLVWAHAEFLKLLQATSDRRPLELLDAVEKRYGFKAPKPRTWHWRPDTPFGTIPKGKELVVEAPRMFELEYQLDGETPQRQAATLQGLGVYGVRFAHELLAGHALLTFTYHFQAGQSTDAGRIELNMKPALTVRR; encoded by the coding sequence ATGAACGCACCTGGCCAGCCGGGAATCGCGCCTACTTGGTCCTCGAGCGCTAAGGACCTCGTCACCACCTCACTGGGTCCGGCCCGCCTGTGGGCGACGCTCGGCCACGGGATCGTGAACGAGGTCTACTACCCCACGACCGGTCGGCCCCAGATCCGCGACCTCGGCTTCATCGTGGCGAAACCAGGTGCCTGGTTCGAGGTCAAGCGCGTGAACCGCTACACGCTCACGTTGCCCGAGCCGTACGTGCCTTTGCCCACGGTCGTTCACGAGGGCGACGACTACCGGCTCACGCTAGAGGTCCTGTGCGACCCGTTGAGGGAGACCCTTCTCGTCAGGTACGCCCTGGAAGGCGCCGACTTCACGCTCTATCCGCTCCTGGCGCCACACCTCGGACCGAAGAGCGGGGACGACACCGCCTGGAGCGAGGAGGGCGCCCTGCTTGCCGCGGGCGGTTCCGACTTCCTCTGCCTGCTGGCCAGCGCGGGCTTCGCGCGTAGCAGCGTGGGCTACGTGGGCGTATCGGATGGCTGGCAGGACTTCTCGCGCAACGGTGCCATGACCTGGACGTACGGCCGCGCGGAGCACGGCAACGTCGCCCTCATGGGTGAGCTGAACGCGGCCGAGGGCGTTATCGCCCTGGGTTTCGCGGAGAGCCCGCAGGGCGCGAGGACCCGAGCGGTCTCCAGCCTCGTCGAAGGGTTCGGGCCTATCAGCAAGACGTTCATAGCAGGCTGGAAGGCTTGGGGCCAGGCGCTCAAGTTGCCCACCCGGAAGCCCGAGCTCAAACGCGAGGCCTACCTCTCCGCCATGACCCTCAAGGTGCACGAGGACAAGAGCTACCCTGGCGCGGTGGTAGCGAGCATGAGCATCCCGTGGGGCAGCAGCCACGACGACCTGGGCGGCTACCACCTCGTGTGGGCGCGCGACGCCGTCGAGGCCGGCCTCGGCCTCCTCGCCACGGGGCAGGTCGAAGACGCTCGCCGGATGCTCGCCTACCTCTGCGCCGTGCAGCAGCCCGACGGCCACTGGTACCAGAACAACTATCCGGACGGAGCGCCTTACTGGACCGGGATCCAGCTCGACGAGGTCGGCTTCCCCATCCTGCTGGCCGAGAAGCTGCGGGAACGAGGCGTACTGACGGACCTGCCGAGCGTGAAGGCGATGGTGAGGCGCGCAGCGGCGTACCTCGCCCAGCATGGGCCCATCAGTCCCGAGGACCGCTGGGAGGAGAACGCCGGCGCCAGCCCGTTCACGCTAGCGGTCGAGGTCGCTGCCCTCGTGGCGGCCGCCGGCTTCCTCGAACCCGGCGACGCCGCCTACGCCCTGTCGCTGGCCGATCATTGGAACGCGCGCATAGAGGCCTGGACGTACGCCCGTGGCACCGACCTGGCCGCCCAGGCCGGAGTCGACGGCTACTACGTCCGCATCGTCCCGCCGCCCGCAGCCGGCGGCCTACGGGGGCGCATCGAGGTGCGCAACCGCGTGAACGACAGCGTCGAGGCCAAAGAGCTGGTGAGCATCGATTTCTTGTACCTGAGCCGGCTCGGGCTGCGGGCAGCGGACGAGCCCAAGATGCGCGCCAGCCTGAAGGTGGCGGAGCACGTCCTGCGGGTCGACACCCCAAGCGGCGTCAGTTTCCACCGTTACAACGGGGACGGTTACGGCGAGCACCCCGACGGTAGCCCCTTCGACGGCACCGGCGTGGGGCGCGCCTGGCCCCTTCTCACCGGCGAACGCGGTCACATGGCCCTGCAGCAGGGTGAGGACCCCACGCCCTACCTGATGGCGATGACCAAGATGACCGGCCCCGGCGGCCTGATCCCGGAGCAAGTGTGGGACACCGACCCGCTGCCCGAGAAGCTCCTCTTCCCCGGCAAACCATCGGGAAGCGCCATGCCGCTAGTGTGGGCGCATGCGGAGTTCCTCAAGCTCCTCCAGGCCACCAGCGACCGTCGCCCACTGGAACTGCTCGATGCGGTGGAGAAACGGTACGGCTTCAAGGCGCCGAAACCCAGGACCTGGCACTGGCGCCCGGACACCCCCTTCGGCACTATCCCAAAAGGCAAGGAGCTGGTCGTAGAGGCGCCAAGGATGTTCGAACTCGAATATCAACTCGACGGGGAAACACCGCAACGTCAAGCCGCCACGTTGCAGGGGCTCGGCGTGTACGGGGTCCGCTTCGCTCACGAGCTGCTCGCGGGTCACGCGCTATTGACGTTCACGTACCATTTTCAGGCCGGCCAGAGTACGGACGCTGGTCGCATCGAGCTGAACATGAAGCCGGCCCTCACAGTCCGGAGGTAG
- the phnC gene encoding phosphonate ABC transporter ATP-binding protein codes for MIEVSNLGKVFPDGTRALSDVNVSVPDGDFIAVLGLSGAGKSTFLRCLNRLVDPTEGSILVGDRDVAKLHGRGLQHYRRTVGFIFQQFNLVQRLSVLDNVLTGRLGYHPTWRGLLGLFTETDRALALSAIHDVGLAGREDARVDQLSGGQQQRVAIARAMAQEPQLILADEPMASLDPRLSDVILGILRDYNEAKGVTVLVNIHVIDLAKRYARRVLAFNKGRLIFDGPVSSLDDELETRIYAGSLEAL; via the coding sequence ATGATCGAAGTCTCGAACCTCGGCAAGGTCTTCCCCGACGGCACCCGAGCCCTGTCGGACGTCAACGTGAGCGTTCCGGACGGCGACTTCATCGCCGTTCTCGGCCTCTCGGGCGCAGGGAAGTCGACCTTCCTGCGCTGCCTCAACCGCCTGGTCGACCCGACCGAGGGCTCCATCTTAGTGGGCGACCGCGACGTCGCCAAGCTGCACGGGCGCGGACTGCAGCACTACCGCCGCACCGTCGGCTTCATCTTCCAGCAGTTCAACCTGGTTCAGCGCCTGAGCGTGCTCGACAACGTCCTGACCGGCCGGCTCGGCTACCATCCCACGTGGCGCGGGCTGCTCGGCCTCTTCACCGAGACTGACCGCGCCCTGGCGCTGTCCGCCATCCACGACGTTGGCCTGGCAGGCAGGGAGGACGCCCGCGTCGACCAACTGTCCGGCGGGCAGCAGCAGCGTGTCGCCATCGCGCGCGCCATGGCACAGGAGCCGCAGCTGATCCTCGCGGACGAGCCCATGGCCAGCCTCGATCCGCGCCTGTCCGACGTGATCCTGGGCATCTTGCGTGATTACAACGAGGCCAAGGGCGTAACCGTGCTCGTCAATATCCACGTCATCGACCTTGCCAAGCGCTACGCGAGAAGGGTGCTTGCCTTCAACAAGGGCAGGCTCATCTTCGACGGCCCCGTCAGCAGCCTCGACGACGAGCTGGAGACCCGGATCTACGCCGGTTCCCTCGAGGCGCTCTGA
- a CDS encoding ion channel → MRHIRALRRHAHLLLAALILAVGGVNILFGLNVLGGGLVDGPLAQFDEGLTEGFAAFGRSGQLGFGVALVLLAGGLALRLRSAWAFSTLCLIALLAANLLRGDRHEALVLGAPVLLILAVLVLFRNAFDRQEIGANIIIAAISLAAVLGFATLGTYLLGQGFTPVVADLPTALYFSVMTLATVGYGDIVPVTPTTRMFTVTFLVFGLGIFATALTTLFSSTVEPRLQRVLAPKSSGAARHGRVILVGQGPLANSTAAEFERRKQEFVRLSAVGPGGPAPDAASGRPSEVSDLQRAGVARARLVILAGDDVADNERAVAAVKLLAPDVRVLALAAPEHFARLRRAKADLLFAPTAAAGRLVAQLAEGEPLEPSMRDLVVGELP, encoded by the coding sequence GTGCGACACATACGAGCGCTTCGCCGCCACGCCCATCTGCTGCTCGCCGCGCTGATTCTGGCCGTCGGAGGCGTGAACATCCTGTTCGGCCTGAACGTGTTGGGCGGCGGCCTGGTGGATGGGCCCCTCGCACAGTTCGACGAGGGTCTCACCGAGGGCTTCGCGGCCTTCGGGCGCAGTGGCCAGTTGGGCTTCGGGGTGGCGCTCGTGCTGCTGGCGGGTGGGCTGGCGTTACGCTTACGAAGCGCCTGGGCTTTCAGCACCTTGTGCCTCATCGCGCTGCTGGCCGCGAACCTACTGCGAGGCGACCGCCACGAGGCCCTGGTCCTCGGCGCCCCCGTGCTGCTCATCTTGGCGGTCCTGGTGCTGTTCCGGAACGCCTTCGACCGCCAGGAGATCGGCGCCAACATCATCATCGCCGCAATCAGCCTTGCGGCGGTCCTGGGCTTCGCTACCCTGGGCACGTACCTGTTGGGCCAGGGTTTCACTCCGGTCGTCGCCGACCTGCCGACGGCCCTCTACTTCTCGGTCATGACGTTGGCAACCGTGGGCTACGGCGACATCGTGCCAGTCACCCCGACTACCCGCATGTTCACCGTGACGTTCCTCGTGTTCGGACTGGGCATCTTCGCCACCGCCCTCACTACTCTGTTCTCCAGCACCGTCGAGCCCAGATTGCAGCGAGTCCTGGCGCCCAAGTCGAGCGGCGCGGCGCGGCATGGCCGCGTGATCCTGGTGGGCCAAGGCCCACTCGCGAACAGCACCGCCGCCGAGTTCGAGCGCCGCAAGCAGGAGTTCGTGAGGCTCTCGGCCGTCGGCCCTGGGGGGCCCGCGCCGGATGCAGCCTCGGGCCGCCCTTCGGAGGTGAGTGACCTACAACGCGCCGGCGTCGCGCGGGCGCGGCTGGTCATACTCGCGGGTGACGATGTTGCCGACAACGAGCGCGCCGTTGCGGCAGTCAAGCTCCTGGCCCCCGATGTACGGGTGTTGGCGCTGGCGGCGCCAGAGCACTTCGCGCGGCTGAGGCGGGCCAAGGCCGACCTGCTTTTCGCGCCAACCGCGGCGGCCGGGCGTCTGGTGGCGCAATTGGCCGAGGGCGAGCCGCTCGAGCCAAGTATGCGAGACCTGGTGGTGGGAGAGCTGCCGTGA